The following are encoded together in the Thermodesulfobacteriota bacterium genome:
- a CDS encoding PUR family DNA/RNA-binding protein, translating to MERAERSEKEHASKHVDIESKRFFFDVKENHKGKYLRITELSGGRSCIVIPLGGITLFKERLGEIIEEAEKLVDAPASF from the coding sequence ATGGAAAGAGCAGAGAGATCGGAGAAAGAACACGCAAGCAAGCATGTTGATATTGAATCTAAGAGATTCTTTTTTGATGTCAAAGAAAACCATAAAGGCAAATATTTAAGGATTACAGAACTAAGCGGCGGCAGGTCCTGTATTGTTATACCCCTTGGCGGAATTACACTCTTCAAAGAGAGATTAGGGGAAATAATAGAAGAGGCTGAGAAACTTGTCGATGCTCCGGCAAGCTTCTAA